The Zerene cesonia ecotype Mississippi chromosome 14, Zerene_cesonia_1.1, whole genome shotgun sequence genome window below encodes:
- the LOC119831785 gene encoding 2-amino-3-ketobutyrate coenzyme A ligase, mitochondrial, giving the protein MALRSQLLRIAYNGQQARCLHELKSKERAGVENLREVLEDRLKEIKRAKTWKHERIITSPQDRKVTVKGADGEFLNFCANNYLGLSNHPEVVNAAQDSVKKYGAGLSSVRFICGTQSIHKELEDRLSKFHRREDTILYGSCFDANAGLFESMLTPEDAVFSDALNHASIIDGIRLCKAQKFRYPHRDLSELEHLLAHSEARIKLIVTDGVFSMDGTVAPINGLRDLADKYRALLAVDDSHATGFFGKTGRGTEEYCGLMGAADIICSTLGKAVSGAAGGYTTGPKELVTLLRNVSRPYLFSNAPPPPVVGASLKALDLVEHSAELRERLHTNTKLFREGMKQAGLTVAGDGHPICPVMVGEAPLAVELASGMLLKGIYVVAFSYPVVPKGQARVRVQISAAHTTDDVKKAVNAFEEVAKKIGLIKK; this is encoded by the exons ATGGCACTACGCTCGCAACTCCTGCGCATCg CATACAATGGACAACAAGCTCGCTGCTTGCACGAATTGAAATCCAAAGAGAGAGCCGGTGTCGAGAATCTTCGAGAAGTGTTGGAAGACCGGCTGAAGGAAATAAAGAGAGCCAAAACTTGGAAACATGAACGCATCATCACATCGCCGCAGGATAGAAAG gtgACGGTCAAGGGAGCTGATGGcgaatttttgaatttctgTGCAAATAATTACTTAGGATTATCG AATCACCCTGAAGTCGTTAATGCAGCACAAGATAGTGTGAAAAAATACGGGGCTGGTCTCAGCTCGGTTCGATTTATATGCGGTACACAAAGTATTCATAAG GAATTAGAAGACCGTCTCTCCAAATTCCACAGACGGGAAGATACAATTCTGTACGGGTCATGTTTCGACGCAAATGCCGGTCTTTTCGAATCGATGTTGACTCCAGAAGACGCTGTGTTTTCAGATGCATTGAACCATGCTTCCATTATTGACGGAATACGGCTGTGTAAGGCGCAGAAATTCAGATATCCACATAGAGATTTAAGTG AACTTGAACACCTCTTGGCTCATAGTGAAGCTCGAATCAAGTTAATAGTAACTGATGGGGTGTTTTCTATGGACGGCACAGTTGCACCCATTAATGGTTTGAGAGATCTGGCTGATAAATACAGAGCCCTGCTTGCTGTAGATGACAGCCATGCCACTGGCTTCTTTGGAAAGACGGGAAG AGGAACAGAAGAATACTGCGGCCTCATGGGAGCAGCGGATATAATCTGTTCGACTCTCGGGAAGGCAGTGAGCGGCGCCGCGGGCGGGTACACCACCGGTCCCAAGGAACTCGTCACTTTACTACGAAATGTGTCTAGGCCATATTTGTTCTCCAATGCCCCACCGCCACCCGTTGTTGGCGCTTCTTTGAAG gCACTGGATCTAGTCGAACACAGCGCCGAGCTGCGAGAGCGGTTGCATACAAACACCAAACTGTTCCGCGAAGGGATGAAGCAAGCTGGCCTGACTGTGGCGGGGGACGGGCATCCTATTTGCCCTGTGATGGTGGGAGAGGCACCACTTGCTGTGGAGTTAGCTTCCGGAATGCTAT taaAGGGAATCTATGTGGTAGCATTCAGTTACCCCGTAGTACCGAAAGGCCAAGCGCGAGTGCGTGTTCAAATTAGCGCAGCGCACACCACAGATGACGTAAAAAAAGCTGTCAACGCGTTTGAAGAGGTCGCTAAAAAAATTGGACTTATCAAAAAATAG
- the LOC119831687 gene encoding alpha-amylase 2-like, whose amino-acid sequence MPIKQIIAVLLPLLALTGAYKNPYYASGRSVNVHLFEWKWDDIAAECERFLGPKGFGGIQISPPNENVVLWTYNRPWWERYQPMSYVLVTRSGNERQFADMLRRCNNAGVRIYVDAVINHMTGEPPENVGTAGNTGVFRDWYYPAVPFRREHFNWPHCVIDGSDYVNNAWRVRNCELVGLKDLNQGNEHVRQMIVNFMNKLIDLGVAGFRIDAAKHMWPEDLRIIYDRLHNLNTAHGFPQNARPYIYQEVIDYGGEAISRDEYTPIGAVTEFKAGMALSNAFRGNDQLRWLATWGTAWGLLNSGDALTFIDNHDNERGHGGGGGILTYKEPRQYKGAIAFLLAHPYGEPQIMSSFTFWDSEVGPPMDRNGNIISPSINSDGTCGNGWVCQHRWRQIYEMVAFRNIAGNTGVSNWWDNGSNQIAFSRGNRAFIAFNNEFWDLNQSLQTGLPAGRYCDVISGGKVNNTCRGKVVTVGNDGRAQIYVGAHEYDLMLAIHVGTESRM is encoded by the exons ATGCCG ATAAAGCAAATTATCGCAGTCCTGCTGCCATTGCTAGCACTCACAGGTGCTTACAAGAATCCCTACTACGCCAGTGGGAGGTCTGTCAATGTCCACCTCTTTGAATGGAAGTGGGATGACATAGCTGCCGAATGTGAACGGTTCCTTGGACCCAAAGGATTTGGCGGCATTCAA ATATCACCCCCAAATGAAAATGTAGTACTATGGACATACAATCGTCCCTGGTGGGAGAGGTACCAACCCATGTCTTACGTGCTTGTCACACGTTCAGGCAACGAAAGGCAGTTTGCTGATATGTTAAGGCGATGCAATAACGCCGGAGTTCG GATTTATGTAGACGCAGTGATTAACCACATGACTGGCGAGCCTCCAGAAAATGTCGGTACGGCTGGCAACACAGGCGTTTTCAGGGACTGGTATTACCCCGCTGTGCCGTTCAGGCGGGAACATTTCAACTGGCCACACTGCGTCATTGATGGATCCGATTATGTTAACAATGCTTGGAGG GTCCGCAATTGTGAATTAGTCGGACTCAAAGATTTGAACCAAGGCAATGAGCACGTGAGGCAAatgattgttaattttatgaataaactgATTGATTTAGGTGTTGCTGGATTTAG AATAGACGCAGCAAAACACATGTGGCCAGAAGATTTACGAATAATTTACGATCGTCTTCATAACCTCAACACCGCTCACGGTTTCCCACAAAACGCTCGTCCATATATCTACCAAGAAGTCATAGACTACGGAGGTGAAGCTATAAGCCGCGATGAGTATACCCCGATAGGAGCTGTCACAGAATTCAAAGCGGGAATGGCATTGAGCAACGCTTTTAGGGGCAACGACCAATTGAGATGGCTAGCAACATGGGGTACAGCTTGGGGTCTTTTGAACAGTGGTGATGCTTTGACCTTCATAGATAACCACGATAACGAGAGAGGTCACGGCGGCGGTGGAGGAATTCTGACGTACAAGGAACCACGTCAATATAAAGGTGCTATTGCATTCCTGCTGGCCCATCCATACGGAGAACCGCAAATTATGAGCAGTTTTACGTTCTGGGACTCTGAAGTGGGACCGCCAATGGACAGAAATGGCAATATCATATCACCTTCGATAAATTCA gATGGTACATGTGGAAATGGCTGGGTATGCCAGCATCGTTGGCGGCAGATCTACGAAATGGTAGCATTCAGGAACATAGCGGGCAACACTGGCGTTAGTAACTGGTGGGACAACGGTAGCAATCAAATCGCATTCAGTCGAGGAAATAGAgcttttattgcttttaataatGAGTTCTGGGATTTAAATCAGAGCTTGCAG ACAGGTCTCCCAGCGGGTAGATATTGCGATGTGATATCTGGAGGCAAAGTAAACAACACTTGCCGTGGTAAAGTTGTGACAGTCGGAAATGATGGTCGAGCGCAAATATATGTAGGAGCTCACGAATATGACCTTATGTTAGCTATCCATGTGGGAACTgag AGTCGGATGTAA
- the LOC119831813 gene encoding protein twisted gastrulation codes for MGVKFYVIFAFLCAVPIIYACNEAICASVVSKCMLTQSCKCDLKDCTCCKDCFNCLSYLYSECCSCVDMCPKPNDTQTELSKSSHVEDLSDNVPDLFAALTSDADPQQRWLSITYPVDIDISAYRPASEKQLVYHLQSVEQESEPVSRDIVTFNCTVAFLSQCMSCDKCRASCRSMGSNSFRWFHDGCCECVGDKCLYYGINESRCLACPGGKETPDSVIDDDLSYDDLDYGEEVDAQSV; via the exons atgggagtaaaattttatgttatttttgcatttttatgtgCGGTTCCAATAATTTACGCTTGTAATGAGGCTATTTGTGCCAGCGTAGTCTCAAAATGTATGTTAACTCAATCCTGTAAATGTGATTTAAAGGACTGTACGTGTTGCAAGGATTGTTTTAACTGCCTCAGCTACTTATATAGTGAATGCTGCAGTTGTGTTG aCATGTGTCCCAAACCAAATGATACACAAACTGAGCTGTCTAAATCTTCACATGTGGAAGATTTATCGGATAATGTACCTGACCTGTTTGCTGCTCTAACAAGTGATGCAGACCCTCAACAGAGGTGGTTATCCATCACATACCCAGTGGACATTGATATATCTGCTTATAGACCTGCATCTGAGAAACAACTGGTTTACCATCTGC AAAGTGTGGAACAAGAGTCGGAGCCGGTGAGCCGTGACATAGTGACGTTCAACTGTACCGTGGCTTTCCTGTCGCAGTGCATGTCCTGCGACAAATGCCGCGCCTCTTGCAGATCCATGGGCTCTAATAGCTTTag ATGGTTCCACGACGGTTGCTGCGAGTGCGTGGGCGACAAGTGTTTATACTACGGGATCAATGAGAGCAG atgCCTTGCTTGTCCAGGTGGTAAAGAAACACCTGATTCCGTGATCGACGACGATTTAAGTTACGACGACCTGGATTATGGGGAAGAGGTTGATGCACAGTCGGTGTAA